A window of Hymenobacter aerilatus contains these coding sequences:
- the tatC gene encoding twin-arginine translocase subunit TatC: MDQHYIQSGQAEEEMSFIDHLEALRWHIIRAAIAVVVFSLGAFFAKDFIFHDLILGPSRPDFWTYRKFCELGQSIGAPDLCIDKINFDIQNREMSGQLAMHISTSFMVGLVLGFPYLFWELWRFIKPGLYPQEQENSRGAVFFVSALFMTGLLFGYYIAAPLSINFLAAYNVDPSIENQIDLQSYMSTLTTMSLSCALVFELPMIVFFLAKAGLITAEIMTVYRKHAIVIILIVAAVITPPEVTSQIIVTIPILLLYELSIHIARRVRRDATKKLNAELAANQGVSE, from the coding sequence GTGGATCAACACTATATTCAATCAGGGCAGGCCGAGGAGGAAATGTCCTTCATAGACCACTTAGAGGCGCTGCGCTGGCATATTATTCGGGCAGCCATTGCGGTGGTCGTGTTTTCATTGGGTGCTTTCTTTGCCAAGGATTTTATTTTTCACGATTTGATTCTGGGCCCATCGCGGCCGGATTTCTGGACTTACCGCAAGTTCTGTGAGTTGGGACAATCAATAGGGGCACCCGATCTGTGTATCGATAAAATTAATTTCGATATTCAGAACCGTGAGATGAGCGGGCAGTTGGCTATGCACATCAGCACTTCCTTTATGGTAGGGTTGGTGCTGGGTTTCCCCTATCTGTTCTGGGAGCTGTGGCGCTTCATTAAGCCAGGTCTCTACCCCCAGGAGCAAGAAAACTCGCGTGGAGCGGTATTTTTTGTGTCTGCTCTGTTCATGACAGGCCTACTATTCGGCTATTACATTGCCGCGCCGCTGAGCATTAACTTTCTGGCGGCCTACAATGTAGACCCGAGTATTGAGAATCAGATTGATTTGCAGAGCTACATGAGTACGCTCACGACCATGTCGCTTTCGTGCGCGTTGGTGTTTGAACTGCCCATGATTGTGTTCTTCCTGGCCAAGGCCGGCTTGATTACCGCCGAGATTATGACGGTATACCGGAAGCATGCCATCGTGATCATTCTGATCGTAGCAGCCGTCATCACGCCGCCAGAAGTCACGTCGCAAATCATCGTTACAATTCCTATTCTGCTGCTCTATGAGCTAAGCATTCACATTGCCCGCCGTGTGCGCCGTGATGCCACTAAGAAATTGAATGCCGAGCTGGCTGCCAATCAAGGCGTTAGTGAGTAA
- a CDS encoding serine hydroxymethyltransferase, whose protein sequence is METKAPAIAQDTTVFDLIQQEKERQTHGIELIASENYVSEQVMRAQGSILTNKYAEGLPGKRYYGGCEVVDQIEQLAIDRAKQLFGVEWVNVQPHSGAQANAAVMLAVLNPGDKILGFDLSHGGHLTHGSPVNFSGKLYQPSFYGVEPETGLIDWQKVKETARREQPKLIICGASAYSRDWDYQTLREAADEVGALLLADISHPSGLIAKGLLNNPFDHCHIVTTTTHKTLRGPRGGLIMLGKDFENPFGLKTPKGEIRMMSALLDSAVFPGTQGGPLEHVIGAKAVAFGEALSDAYADYTQQVVRNAQALANGFLERGYQIISGGTDNHLMLIDLRSKGLTGKLAENTLIKADITINKNMVPFDDKSPFVTSGMRIGSAAVTTRGLREPDMARIVDFIDTVLMHNADDTYLTRVRGEINEWMQQFPLFA, encoded by the coding sequence GCCATCGCCCAGGACACCACGGTGTTCGACCTGATTCAACAAGAAAAAGAGCGCCAGACCCATGGCATCGAGCTCATTGCCTCCGAAAACTACGTGTCGGAGCAGGTGATGCGGGCGCAGGGTTCTATCCTCACCAACAAGTACGCCGAAGGCCTACCCGGCAAGCGCTACTACGGCGGCTGCGAGGTAGTCGACCAGATCGAACAGTTGGCCATCGACCGGGCCAAGCAGCTGTTTGGGGTGGAGTGGGTGAACGTGCAGCCGCACTCCGGCGCACAAGCCAACGCCGCCGTAATGCTGGCTGTACTCAACCCCGGCGACAAAATTTTGGGTTTCGACCTTTCGCACGGTGGCCACCTCACGCACGGCTCGCCGGTCAACTTCTCGGGCAAGCTTTACCAGCCGTCGTTCTACGGGGTAGAGCCCGAAACCGGCCTCATCGACTGGCAGAAAGTGAAGGAAACCGCCCGCCGCGAGCAGCCCAAGCTGATTATTTGTGGAGCCTCGGCCTACTCCCGCGACTGGGACTACCAAACCCTGCGTGAAGCTGCCGACGAGGTAGGCGCCCTGTTGCTGGCCGACATTTCGCACCCCTCGGGCCTCATTGCCAAGGGCTTGCTGAACAACCCCTTCGACCACTGCCACATCGTAACTACCACTACCCACAAAACCCTGCGTGGCCCTCGTGGCGGCCTGATTATGCTGGGCAAGGACTTCGAAAATCCATTTGGGCTGAAGACGCCTAAGGGCGAAATCCGGATGATGTCGGCCTTGCTTGACTCGGCCGTATTCCCTGGCACGCAGGGCGGTCCGCTGGAGCACGTGATTGGCGCCAAAGCCGTGGCCTTCGGCGAAGCTCTTTCCGATGCCTACGCTGACTATACCCAGCAGGTGGTGCGCAACGCTCAGGCGTTGGCCAACGGCTTCCTGGAGCGCGGCTACCAGATTATTTCGGGAGGCACCGACAACCACCTAATGCTTATCGACCTACGCTCGAAGGGGCTGACCGGTAAGCTGGCCGAAAACACCCTCATCAAGGCCGACATCACCATCAACAAAAACATGGTGCCCTTCGATGATAAGTCGCCCTTCGTGACCAGCGGCATGCGCATTGGCTCGGCTGCCGTGACTACTCGTGGCTTACGCGAGCCGGATATGGCCCGCATCGTCGACTTTATCGACACTGTGCTGATGCACAACGCCGACGATACCTACCTGACACGAGTGCGCGGCGAGATAAACGAGTGGATGCAGCAATTTCCGCTGTTTGCCTAA
- a CDS encoding thioredoxin family protein, translating to MPVTKATDADFQQLLTENKKVVVKYYADWCGNCRLFSPKFKRLSEAEQNQDILFLDVNAEHSPEARKRANVTTLPFFAVFEDGQLLETVSASKEEAVAGLISRLN from the coding sequence ATGCCCGTAACGAAAGCAACCGACGCCGATTTTCAGCAGCTGCTGACAGAAAATAAGAAAGTGGTAGTGAAGTACTACGCCGACTGGTGCGGCAATTGCCGCTTGTTCTCACCTAAGTTTAAGCGGCTCTCGGAAGCCGAGCAGAATCAGGATATTCTGTTCCTGGATGTGAATGCCGAGCACAGCCCCGAGGCCCGCAAGCGTGCCAACGTAACCACGCTGCCCTTTTTCGCCGTATTCGAGGACGGCCAACTGCTGGAAACCGTATCGGCCAGCAAAGAGGAGGCCGTTGCCGGCCTCATTAGCCGCCTCAACTAG
- a CDS encoding carotenoid biosynthesis protein encodes MPHTDPTYSPPAAPVVDPAARRRRLRLAQGVLLLFYTTGFLGLAFSQDPSFFLQFVPLNLLLTAALLFAFQPRKDGVFIAFTITTAIVGFLVEVLGVRTGLLFGEYTYGATLGWKVLETPLMIGVNWWILTYMGTVLSRYIPAPEFIRALLAALLMVGLDICIEPVAVRFDFWEWRYNVIPFQNFKGWFAVALILQVYANRTSFTKRNALAPFVYLLMLLFFFGLGFFLK; translated from the coding sequence ATGCCTCATACCGATCCTACCTACTCGCCGCCCGCTGCACCGGTTGTAGATCCGGCCGCCCGGCGCCGTCGTTTGCGGCTCGCACAGGGCGTACTGCTGCTATTCTATACCACTGGTTTTTTGGGTCTGGCTTTCTCGCAAGACCCCTCCTTTTTTCTCCAGTTTGTACCGCTGAACTTATTGCTGACGGCCGCGCTGCTGTTTGCTTTTCAGCCTAGAAAGGATGGTGTTTTTATTGCTTTCACCATCACGACGGCCATAGTAGGCTTCTTAGTAGAAGTACTAGGCGTGCGCACCGGCCTTCTGTTTGGAGAATATACATATGGCGCAACACTGGGCTGGAAGGTACTGGAAACTCCCCTGATGATTGGCGTTAACTGGTGGATACTCACGTATATGGGCACCGTGCTTAGCCGCTATATACCGGCCCCCGAGTTCATACGGGCCTTGCTGGCCGCCTTGCTGATGGTAGGGCTAGATATATGCATTGAGCCGGTGGCCGTGCGCTTCGACTTCTGGGAGTGGCGCTACAACGTGATTCCTTTTCAAAATTTCAAGGGCTGGTTTGCCGTTGCCCTCATCCTGCAAGTGTATGCCAACCGCACTAGCTTCACAAAGCGCAACGCTCTGGCACCTTTCGTGTACCTGCTGATGCTGCTATTCTTCTTCGGGCTAGGCTTCTTTTTGAAATAG
- a CDS encoding DUF6952 family protein, with the protein MKMPVIKQLVETQTLQTLVEAEEALLDERQPDFEVEGEDEGEQLTHVFAAIFILNHMRDHGADFKTALREYTKKVRVSIN; encoded by the coding sequence ATGAAAATGCCCGTTATCAAGCAGTTGGTAGAAACCCAGACGCTGCAAACTTTAGTGGAAGCGGAGGAAGCGCTGCTAGACGAGCGCCAGCCCGACTTTGAGGTAGAAGGCGAAGACGAAGGGGAACAGCTCACCCACGTATTCGCGGCCATCTTTATCCTCAACCACATGCGCGACCATGGCGCCGACTTCAAAACCGCCCTGCGCGAATACACGAAGAAAGTGCGCGTGTCGATTAATTAA